From Tolumonas lignilytica, a single genomic window includes:
- a CDS encoding acyltransferase, producing the protein MNNQPITLNASIRDVRFGRNVKVVEPSNIYGCNIGDNSFVGPFVEIQKNVSIGQRTKIQSHTFICEFVTIGDDCFIGHGVMFANDLFKDGSPNADPNSWGRTVIENKVTIGSNATILPVHICSGAVIGAGAVVTKDITVPGTYLGNPARLSRKL; encoded by the coding sequence ATGAATAACCAACCAATTACTCTAAATGCTTCTATTCGTGATGTGCGTTTCGGACGTAATGTAAAAGTCGTTGAACCATCCAATATCTACGGCTGTAACATTGGTGATAATTCTTTTGTCGGTCCCTTTGTCGAGATCCAAAAAAACGTATCAATCGGCCAACGTACAAAGATCCAGTCTCATACCTTTATTTGTGAATTTGTCACAATAGGTGATGACTGTTTCATCGGTCATGGTGTGATGTTCGCAAATGATTTATTCAAAGATGGCTCCCCTAACGCTGATCCAAACTCATGGGGTCGAACCGTTATTGAAAACAAAGTAACGATTGGCTCGAATGCAACAATACTCCCCGTTCATATTTGCTCTGGGGCAGTCATTGGTGCGGGTGCAGTTGTCACAAAAGATATTACTGTGCCAGGTACTTATTTAGGCAATCCAGCAAGACTATCAAGAAAGCTCTGA